One Plasmodium vivax chromosome 13, whole genome shotgun sequence genomic region harbors:
- a CDS encoding hypothetical protein, conserved (encoded by transcript PVX_085680A) — protein sequence MDVKNMRNEFILEEEINVFDEYKSYISDSNNNPRSEKKVSSHSSKNYNEEEEEEEDDNKHRKEKTNSRIVQDGQQGGKPSRAGHPKRNDPENVTSGSGANGASGASGEEGTTHANDDDSSLKARERRTPSGKCPAESAENKNVSVKDKMREDPCYVPKEARYFLHDNRFENNESKGKKKAGEKKKTGNNKTTYIDEKRWKHDLFYDYKYDEYYGKERNHNKKYSNGMYSNGVYSNGMYSNGMYSNGMYSNGMYSNRYYGAKNSKHEKNGYSMAYKNNSKDNYYYDNNRGKNSKVFNYSNKYYGEATKGKTPTVKRDNRTNSFYETKQMDLCADKVKVGKFIEKEDLGKDEGDGGGGGGGGDGGRALSILGAHPDGEASLATDAHGQINNSEKKTKKQTLLKKCKNEKGEVSPSENNKPVGDEPDEVAEVVGVLAMDGAPATNDAVERGEMSAKGTKEGHRECQQDEMKAEKGGNKGAHGSDKKREDKREDVLIAKNAEEEAEPSQTQSNTPSKKRMDGKEKKEFAKATQNGGEGKKYVAPYKSKSSYNSNNNYIMNDRGSSSKYQGARFVYLKDESYASQSSLKKKYNSKRNYLYEENYNNASSYAHANSGNADYARKTYAAKNKYAGPPPSGGNNPSNVNSGANNNHLNNNYSNGNGHPAIGNYQRNHHHAYNDSERNGPEKPHHDEHPHEKNYNPGRGFLRENKTPTEREKNEYKYRSSRKYANSAGGNAVGVKKKGEQKSETKGEQKSELKGEQKSEAKGDQKNELKSEPPAQHPGEEEPAKKKKEKYASKENGADKSPSRVPPGKGATDEKDADAKYGSSNEEHAKENDTGRGSYKKKKKGSSMRTYDHTDSYREKGKQDNADDTFYYENEKSERKWDDNSRYYKESKKEREKYVPNGKNVKQGKYGSDTKYGRSYAGKGTDKRNRAQDGSNDVSEVADQVNSHLIRAKDVANVKRDGSTAREDTHMVATQDADRMKAPKGKEQSSGGKVQEHRRGDKEGKDDEVNHVDVHGEGNNKVAQDGDESNSCQQNSGEVKSGEPNFPEPTHKREAAEENPPSHEKDEHKTESSADGKANITAGPSLDRSKKANNNFKPHGNAFPKKKTRNQQNYDTNNEFSGNNVNSGNHVNSGSSVNRKNDANNPNNANNPNNASNANSAFTKQYSHKGTYTNMKRKKKEDFVNSATQHRGATSATGGGNEFSNGKAFNYKKSHDEHSSTNMGSNTQVPFGDGRKNATGPHDANKNFQPNEKRYDGYTNGEKPYDGNFASNGSPGYGGACGYEGSGVGSGVGSGVPNGAASGMASGMTNGMPSGSGNGNATGNCGAGGNFYYPEGFYPPGGANYMGDNPAFFGDNRYMNHPMNDHYMGGNYMGGNYMTNQNYLNDPNYMANQNYMNDPNYMNDPNYMRNRSCLGTQNCPNYMNDPNYMNDQSYMNDPNYVSNANYVGDPNYVSDPNYVSDPNYVSDPNYLSNPNCMNNNPSYANNNPGYASNPNYASNPNYASNNPNYANNNPSYANTPSYPNTPSYPNNPNYMNSPNYMNTPNYMNDGYVHDAYMNNTYMNGGSTYYYDPMYGSYPNENDQYYYNEGNKYQ from the exons atggacgtgAAGAATATGAGAAATGAATTCATTCTCGAGGAAGAAATCAACGTCTTTGATGAATACAAATCGTACATAAGTGATAGTAACAACAACCccagaagcgaaaaaaaagtgtcaaGTCATTCaagtaaaaattacaatgaggaggaggaagaagaggaggacgacaACAAGCacaggaaggagaaaacaaaTTCGCGCATTGTGCAGGATGGCCAGCAGGGAGGGAAGCCAAGCCGAGCGGGCCACCCCAAAAGGAACGATCCGGAAAATGTCACCAGTGGGAGCGGTGCGAATGGTGCGAGCGGTGCGAGCGGTGAAGAAGGTACCACCCACGCCAATGACGATGACAGCAGTTTGAAGGCCCGCGAAAGGAGGACCCCATCGGGCAAGTGCCCAGCCGAAAGcgcagaaaataaaaacgtgtCCGTGAAGGACAAAATGAGGGAAGACCCATGTTATGTACCCAAGGAAGCAAGGTATTTCCTGCACGATAACAGATTCGAAAATAATGAGAgtaaagggaagaagaaagccggtgaaaaaaaaaaaacaggaaataataaaacgACCTACATAGATGAAAAAAGGTGGAAGCATGACCTCTTTTATGATTATAAATACGATGAATATTATGGGAAGGAAAGAAATCACAACAAGAAATACAGCAACGGTATGTACAGCAACGGTGTATACAGTAACGGCATGTATAGTAACGGCATGTACAGCAATGGCATGTACAGCAATGGTATGTATAGTAATAGGTATTATGGGGCCAAAAACAGTAAACATGAAAAGAATGGCTACTCAATGgcctataaaaataatagcaaGGATAATTACTACTATGATAAtaacagggggaaaaactccaAAGTTTTTAACTACAGTAATAAGTACTATGGGGAAGCTACCAAAGGGAAAACGCCCACTGTGAAACGGGACAACAGAACGAACAGCTTCTATGAGACGAAGCAGATGGATTTGTGTGCTGATAAGGTGAAAGTGGGGAAATTCATCGAAAAGGAAGACTTAGGAAAGGATGAAGGAGATGGGGGTGGCGgtggtggaggaggagatgGTGGACGTgccctctccattttgggggcACACCCAGATGGGGAGGCCTCCCTCGCAACAGACGCCCATGGGCAGATAAACAATtcggaaaagaaaacgaagaaaCAGACGCTGCTcaagaaatgtaaaaatgaaaagggcgAAGTGAGCCCCAGTGAAAATAACAAACCAGTTGGTGACGAACCTGACGAAGTGGCAGAAGTCGTTGGTGTGCTCGCCATGGATGGAGCCCCTGCAACGAATGATGCGGTGGAGCGCGGTGAAATGTCGGCAAAGGGCACCAAGGAAGGACACCGAGAGTGTCAACAGGATGAAATGAAGGCGGAGAAGGGAGGGAACAAAGGTGCACACggaagtgataaaaaaagggaagacaaAAGAGAGGATGTTCTCATCGCCAAGAACGCGGAGGAAGAGGCGGAGCCTAGCCAAACCCAAAGCAACACCCcgagcaaaaaaagaatggatggaaaggaaaaaaaagaattcgcAAAGGCAACTCAAAACGGAGGTGAAGGAAAGAAGTACGTAGCGCCCTACAAATCTAAGTCAAGCTACAACAGTAATAACAATTACATAATGAACGACCGAGGCAGCTCGAGCAAATACCAAGGAGCGCGATTCGTCTATTTGAAGGACGAAAGTTATGCCTCCCAATCgagtttaaaaaagaaatacaataGTAAAAGGAACTACCTATATGAGGAGAATTACAACAACGCCAGTTCCTACGCGCATGCAAATAGTGGCAACGCAGACTACGCGAGGAAGACGTATGCCGCGAAAAATAAGTATGCAGGACCACCCCCCTCAGGTGGGAATAACCCCTCGAACGTCAACTCTGGTGCGAATAACAACCACCTTAACAACAACTACAGCAACGGTAATGGCCACCCCGCAATTGGCAATTACCAGCGGAATCACCACCACGCGTATAATGACAGTGAGAGGAACGGCCCAGAAAAACCACACCATGACGAGCACCCCCATGAAAAGAACTACAATCCTGGTAGGGGCTTCCTCAGGGAGAACAAAACCCCCacggagagggagaaaaacgaATACAAGTACAGGTCCTCCAGGAAGTATGCAAACAGTGCGGGTGGAAACGCAGtgggggtgaagaagaagggcgAACAGAAGAGTGAAACAAAGGGAGAACAGAAGAGTGAACTAAAGGGAGAACAGAAGAGTGAAGCAAAAGGAGATCAGAAGAACGAACTGAAGAGCGAGCCACCTGCGCAACATCCCGGGGAGGAAGAACctgcgaagaagaagaaagagaaATATGCCAGTAAGGAAAACGGTGCAGATAAATCTCCCAGCCGTGTGCCCCCAGGAAAAGGAGCCACGGATGAGAAGGACGCTGACGCCAAGTACGGAAGCAGCAATGAAGAACATGCGAAGGAAAACGACACGGGGAGAGGAAgctataaaaagaaaaaaaaagggagcagcATGAGGACCTATGACCACACAGATAGTTAcagggaaaagggaaaacaggACAACGCCGATGACACATTCtattatgaaaatgaaaaaagcgaaagaaaATGGGATGATAATAGTAGGTATTACAAGGAGAGTAAAaaggagagggagaaatatgtgccaaatgggaagaacgTCAAACAGGGGAAATACGGAAGTGACACCAAGTATGGAAGGAGCTACGCTGGTAAGGGAACGGACAAGAGGAACCGAGCACAGGATGGCAGTAACGATGTGAGTGAGGTGGCGGACCAGGTAAACTCACACCTCATCAGAGCAAAGGATGTCGCAAATGTGAAGCGTGACGGTAGCACCGCTCGTGAGGATACACATATGGTGGCTACCCAGGACGCGGACAGAATGAAGGCCCCCAAGGGGAAGGAACAGAGCAGCGGTGGAAAGGTTCAGGAGCATAGAAGGGGTGACAAGGAGGGCAAAGACGATGAAGTTAACCATGTCGATGTGCATGGAGAGGGTAACAACAAGGTCGCCCAGGATGGTGACGAGTCGAACAGCTGCCAGCAGAACAGCGGCGAAGTGAAGAGCGGCGAACCGAACTTCCCCGAACCCACTCACAAACGCGAGGCAGCGGAGGAGAACCCCCCGAGCCATGAGAAGGATGAACACAAGACGGAGTCCAGCGCAGACGGAAAGGCAAACATAACAGCCGGTCCATCCCTCGATAGGAGCAAAAAGGCGAACAACAATTTTAAGCCCCATGGAAATGCATTCcccaaaaagaaaactaGAAACCAGCAGAATTATGACACTAACAATGAGTTCAGCGGTAACAATGTGAACAGCGGCAACCACGTGAACAGTGGCAGCAGTGTGAACAGGAAGAACGACGCGAACAACCCGAACAACGCGAACAACCCGAACAACGCGAGCAACGCGAACAGCGCATTTACGAAACAGTACTCGCATAAGGGAACATATACCaatatgaaaaggaaaaaaaaagaagattttGTGAATAGCGCAACGCAACATAGAGGAGCAACTTCTGCaacaggagggggaaatgaaTTCTCCAATGGGAAAGcctttaattataaaaagagtCATGACGAGCATAGCAGCACCAATATGGGTAGCAACACGCAGGTGCCTTTTGGAGACGGCAGGAAGAATGCCACGGGCCCGCATGACGCGAACAAGAACTTTCAGCCAAATGAGAAGCGCTACGATGGgtacacaaatggggagaaaccCTATGATGGTAATTTTGCAAGTAATGGCAGCCCCGGGTACGGGGGCGCCTGCGGCTACGAGGGTAGCGGTGTGGGAAGCGGTGTGGGAAGCGGTGTGCCAAACGGTGCGGCAAGTGGCATGGCAAGTGGTATGACAAACGGCATGCCTAGCGGAAGCGGAAACGGAAACGCCACTGGCAACTGCGGCGCCGGCGGGAACTTCTACTACCCGGAAGGCTTCTACCCCCCCGGTGGCGCCAACTACATGGGAGACAACCCCGCCTTCTTTGGAGACAACCGCTACATGAACCACCCCATGAACGACCACTACATGGGGGGAAACTACATGGGCGGCAACTACATGACCAACCAGAATTACCTGAACGACCCCAACTACATGGCCAACCAGAACTACATGAATGACCCCAATTACATGAACGACCCAAACTACATGCGAAACAGGAGCTGCCTTGGCACCCAGAATTGCCCTAACTATATGAACGACCCGAATTACATGAACGACCAGAGCTACATGAACGACCCCAACTACGTGAGCAACGCTAACTATGTGGGTGATCCCAATTATGTGAGCGACCCCAATTATGTGAGCGACCCCAATTATGTGAGCGACCCCAACTACCTTAGCAACCCGAACTGCATGAACAACAACCCCAGTTATGCGAATAACAACCCAGGTTATGCGAGCAACCCCAATTATGCGAGCAACCCCAATTATGCGAGCAACAACCCCAATTATGCTAACAACAACCCCAGTTATGCGAACACCCCTAGTTATCCGAACACCCCTAGTTATCCGAACAACCCCAACTACATGAACAGCCCAAACTACATGAACACCCCTAACTATATGAATGACGGGTACGTCCATGATGCCTACATGAACAACACCTATATGAATGGGGGGAGCACCTACTACTATGACCCCATGTATGGGAGCTACCCCAACGAGAATGACCAGTACTACTACAATGAGGGTAACAAGTAC CAGTAG